In one window of Cystobacter fuscus DSM 2262 DNA:
- a CDS encoding NADP-dependent oxidoreductase, producing MKTMKAIRLHEFGGPEVLRYEDAPKPELKPGEVRVRVHATGINPPDWYLREGYKSLPPDWRPQVPLPVIPGSDVSGIVEAVAADVRGFSVGDEVFGMIRFPSFGGSLAYAEYISAPASDLALKPTAIEHVHAAGAPMAGLTAWQFLIELGHDAANPFQPERHRPVPLDGKTVLINGAAGGVGHIAVQLAKWKGAHVIAVASGKHEAFLRDLGADEFIDYTKGPPEDVAHDVDLVLDTLGGPTTGRFLRTLKPGGALFPVYLGFSDAEEAAKRGVTVSMTQVRSNGAQLANLGALLDAGTVRIAIDSTFPLANARKAHERATQGHIQGKIVLTVE from the coding sequence GATGCGCCGAAGCCCGAGCTGAAGCCGGGCGAGGTGCGGGTCCGCGTCCACGCCACCGGCATCAATCCCCCCGACTGGTATCTGCGCGAAGGCTACAAGTCGCTGCCGCCCGATTGGCGGCCGCAGGTGCCCTTGCCCGTCATTCCGGGGTCTGACGTCTCCGGCATCGTCGAGGCCGTCGCCGCGGACGTGCGGGGCTTTTCGGTCGGAGACGAGGTTTTCGGCATGATCCGTTTTCCCAGCTTCGGGGGCAGCCTCGCCTATGCCGAATACATCTCCGCGCCCGCGTCGGATCTCGCCCTCAAGCCGACTGCCATTGAGCACGTCCATGCCGCGGGTGCCCCGATGGCGGGGCTCACCGCGTGGCAGTTCCTGATCGAACTTGGGCACGACGCAGCCAACCCGTTTCAACCGGAGAGGCACCGCCCGGTACCTCTCGACGGCAAGACCGTGCTCATCAATGGTGCCGCGGGCGGCGTGGGGCACATCGCGGTGCAACTGGCGAAGTGGAAGGGCGCCCACGTCATCGCGGTCGCGTCGGGCAAGCATGAGGCGTTCCTGCGCGATCTCGGCGCCGACGAGTTCATCGACTACACCAAGGGCCCGCCCGAGGACGTCGCGCATGACGTCGATCTCGTCCTCGACACCCTTGGCGGTCCCACGACCGGCCGTTTCCTGCGCACCCTCAAGCCTGGCGGCGCTCTCTTTCCGGTGTACCTGGGCTTCTCCGACGCGGAGGAGGCCGCGAAGCGAGGTGTGACGGTGTCGATGACGCAGGTGCGCTCGAACGGGGCTCAGCTCGCGAATCTCGGAGCCTTGCTGGACGCCGGCACGGTTCGCATCGCGATTGACAGCACGTTTCCGCTCGCGAATGCGCGCAAAGCGCATGAGCGCGCCACCCAAGGGCACATCCAAGGGAAGATCGTTCTCACGGTCGAGTGA
- a CDS encoding FG-GAP repeat domain-containing protein, protein MRQYAVSCLVAMALSVGCDESGAPVNQGAVPLHDTPMDVYGRALVGAEGPMRYRDGSGSPAPEASNSSPDSALRSSLVGVQFSLGAYTSRPVGSSPEAVAIGDVTCDGRPDVVMTTTYYFDAANDYRVFVFPQQAGGGLGAPVSYPYAATATRNGIALADLNRDGCLDVVVGHGSGISVLLADKATGGLRPAVVVADRDADTLAATDVNRDGKLDIISLGWSRGASLFHGDGTGAFSRIVPFATKAAGYNDHEVGDLNGDGIPDLAVMSGQLYAVPNLSVHLHDGTSALGTTPNSYFMGQSVLTGGIGLGDVNGDGRTDVVLSKPGNSPTVLWLMVQDANGNLVGPTAISSYDIPESVQVADIDKDGDDDVVVLHGGWFKVGVYLQEAGALRPEMLYSIPYASHYAPQGLALGDFSGDGCGDIAIADYNNGLVTLHGKCLR, encoded by the coding sequence ATGCGTCAATACGCGGTGTCTTGTCTGGTGGCGATGGCGTTGTCCGTGGGGTGCGATGAATCAGGTGCCCCGGTCAATCAGGGCGCGGTGCCTCTCCACGACACGCCCATGGATGTGTATGGCAGAGCGCTCGTTGGCGCGGAGGGGCCCATGCGCTATCGCGACGGCTCGGGCTCCCCCGCGCCTGAAGCTTCCAACTCGTCGCCGGACTCGGCCCTTCGGAGCAGCCTCGTGGGTGTCCAGTTCTCCCTCGGCGCGTACACGAGCCGTCCCGTCGGCAGCTCGCCGGAGGCGGTGGCGATCGGTGATGTCACCTGCGACGGGCGCCCCGATGTCGTCATGACGACGACCTATTATTTCGATGCCGCGAATGATTACCGCGTCTTCGTCTTCCCTCAGCAGGCGGGTGGTGGCCTCGGCGCGCCGGTGTCGTATCCCTACGCGGCCACCGCGACTCGGAATGGAATCGCGCTGGCGGACCTGAACAGGGACGGTTGTCTGGACGTCGTCGTCGGTCACGGGTCGGGGATCAGTGTCCTGCTCGCGGACAAGGCGACAGGTGGCCTCCGGCCCGCCGTCGTGGTCGCCGACCGTGATGCGGACACGCTCGCCGCCACGGACGTGAACCGCGATGGCAAGCTCGACATCATCTCCCTGGGCTGGAGCCGCGGCGCCTCCCTCTTCCACGGCGACGGCACCGGGGCCTTTTCGCGGATCGTCCCGTTCGCCACGAAGGCGGCGGGCTACAATGACCATGAAGTCGGTGACCTGAACGGCGACGGCATCCCGGACCTCGCCGTCATGTCCGGGCAGCTCTACGCCGTGCCGAACCTCTCGGTCCACCTGCATGATGGCACCAGCGCCCTCGGCACGACCCCCAACAGCTACTTCATGGGGCAGAGCGTGCTGACCGGTGGAATTGGACTCGGTGACGTGAACGGCGACGGACGGACCGACGTGGTGTTGTCGAAGCCCGGCAACAGTCCGACGGTCCTGTGGCTCATGGTGCAAGACGCCAACGGCAACCTCGTCGGCCCCACGGCCATCTCGTCCTACGACATCCCCGAGTCCGTCCAGGTCGCGGATATCGACAAGGACGGAGACGACGACGTCGTGGTGCTGCACGGTGGATGGTTCAAGGTGGGCGTCTACCTCCAGGAAGCCGGGGCGTTGCGGCCGGAGATGCTCTATTCCATTCCGTATGCGAGCCATTACGCGCCGCAGGGTCTGGCGCTCGGTGATTTCTCCGGAGACGGCTGCGGTGATATCGCCATCGCGGACTACAACAACGGGCTCGTGACGCTCCACGGCAAGTGCCTGCGCTAG